In the Pseudanabaena sp. PCC 7367 genome, one interval contains:
- a CDS encoding proline--tRNA ligase — protein sequence MRLSQMLWVTLREDPAEAEIKSHKLLLRAGYIRRIGSGLYAYLPLMWRVLQKVSQIVREEMNAIGAQECLLPQLQPAELWQESGRWDTYTKAEGIMFALEDRSGRLAGLGPTHEEVITAIARDMVRSYRQLPQCLYQIQTKFRDEIRPRFGLMRGREFIMKDAYSFHVDQASLKATYADMDRAYRHIFSRCGLKFRAVEADSGAIGGSGSQEFMVLADAGEDEVLYTEDGKYAANVEKAVSLPAEAIASPFDSYAKRDTPNTTTIEKLCKVLDCSPTVVLKQVLYEATYDNGQTILVLISIRGDQAVNEVKLQNELVKLATNYGGSALIGLKISDPEAQGKWAAQPLPTGYIAPDLGDDYIGKQKQLASKFLRLVDRTAVDLQNFVTGANESGFHVVGAKWGNQFELPPESQQVDIRTATVGDRAIHDPTQTLQSARGIEVGHIFQLGLKYSQAMNATYTAESGQEANPYMGCYGIGVSRLAQSAVEQSHDKDGIIWPVAIAPYHVIIVVPNITNAEQMAIAEQLYDQLTQAGIETLLDDRDERAGVKFKDADLVGIPFRVVTGRSIANGQVEIVDRATKETNNVAIETVVDHLQTAIKSKIQA from the coding sequence ATGCGGTTATCCCAAATGCTGTGGGTCACGTTACGCGAAGACCCCGCCGAAGCCGAGATCAAAAGCCATAAATTATTACTCAGGGCTGGTTACATTCGCCGCATCGGTAGTGGCCTCTATGCCTATTTGCCGTTGATGTGGCGGGTATTGCAAAAGGTTTCGCAGATTGTGCGCGAAGAAATGAATGCGATCGGCGCACAGGAATGTTTGTTGCCGCAACTCCAACCTGCTGAGCTATGGCAAGAATCGGGGCGCTGGGATACCTATACCAAAGCAGAAGGGATCATGTTTGCGCTGGAGGATCGCTCTGGCCGATTGGCTGGACTGGGGCCGACCCATGAAGAAGTAATCACCGCGATCGCTAGGGATATGGTGCGATCGTACCGTCAACTGCCCCAGTGTTTATATCAAATTCAAACCAAGTTCCGCGATGAGATCCGGCCTCGATTTGGCCTGATGCGAGGGCGAGAATTTATTATGAAGGATGCCTATTCTTTCCACGTTGATCAGGCCAGCCTGAAGGCAACTTATGCGGACATGGATCGTGCCTATCGGCATATTTTTAGCCGCTGTGGGCTGAAGTTCAGAGCCGTAGAAGCTGATTCAGGGGCGATCGGTGGCTCCGGCTCCCAGGAATTTATGGTGCTGGCCGATGCCGGTGAAGATGAAGTGCTCTACACCGAAGATGGTAAATATGCCGCCAATGTAGAAAAAGCAGTATCTCTGCCAGCCGAGGCGATCGCTTCACCCTTTGATAGCTACGCCAAGCGCGATACCCCAAACACCACCACGATCGAGAAATTGTGCAAGGTTCTCGATTGCTCGCCTACTGTGGTGCTTAAGCAGGTTTTGTATGAGGCCACCTATGATAATGGCCAAACGATCTTAGTGTTGATCAGCATTCGTGGCGATCAAGCCGTCAATGAAGTCAAACTGCAAAATGAACTGGTCAAACTAGCGACTAACTATGGTGGCAGTGCTTTGATTGGGTTGAAAATTTCTGATCCTGAAGCTCAGGGTAAATGGGCAGCGCAGCCACTCCCAACCGGCTATATTGCCCCTGATTTGGGTGATGATTATATTGGCAAGCAAAAGCAGTTAGCCAGTAAGTTCCTGCGCTTGGTCGATCGCACCGCCGTAGACCTGCAAAACTTTGTCACTGGTGCCAATGAATCGGGGTTTCATGTGGTGGGAGCCAAGTGGGGCAATCAATTTGAATTGCCGCCAGAATCGCAACAGGTGGATATTAGAACTGCAACTGTGGGCGATCGCGCTATCCATGATCCCACCCAAACCTTACAGTCAGCACGCGGCATCGAAGTGGGGCATATTTTCCAACTGGGGTTGAAATATTCCCAGGCAATGAATGCCACCTATACGGCTGAATCAGGACAGGAAGCCAATCCCTATATGGGTTGTTATGGCATCGGTGTTTCCCGGTTGGCGCAATCGGCGGTGGAACAATCCCACGACAAGGATGGCATCATTTGGCCAGTGGCGATCGCCCCTTACCATGTGATCATTGTGGTGCCAAATATTACTAATGCCGAACAAATGGCGATCGCTGAGCAGCTCTATGATCAACTTACTCAGGCTGGGATCGAGACTCTACTGGACGATCGGGATGAACGAGCCGGGGTCAAGTTCAAGGATGCAGACCTGGTGGGGATTCCCTTCCGGGTGGTGACCGGACGCAGCATTGCCAATGGCCAAGTAGAGATAGTCGATCGCGCCACCAAAGAAACTAACAATGTGGCGATCGAAACGGTGGTTGATCATCTGCAAACTGCGATTAAGTCTAAAATCCAAGCCTGA